One Artemia franciscana chromosome 6, ASM3288406v1, whole genome shotgun sequence DNA window includes the following coding sequences:
- the LOC136028319 gene encoding stress-induced-phosphoprotein 1-like isoform X2: MDVDLSNQEQAIKFKEQGNDAYKKKDFEKALELYNKAIELDSNNMVYYTNVAAVLFEQKDYDKCIDTCIKAVDIGRENKADFKLIAKAYARIGNAARKLGDLKKAKMYYEKSLSEHRTPDVKTLLSETEALWKEEERKAYVNPELAEQEKEKGNELFKKGQFSEALKYYTEAIKRNPDDAKLYSNRAACYTKLAAFDLGLKDCEKCLEIDPKFTKAWIRKGKILQGMQQYTKASAAYQSAIELDANASEAVEGYRQCVMAASSNPEEVRKNAMTDPEIQQILRDPAMRMILEQMQSDPKALMDHLKNPEVAAKINKLLESGLISIQ; encoded by the exons atggaTGTTGATCTCAGCAATCAAGAGCAAGCTATCAAGTTTAAAGAACAGGGCAACGATGCCTACAAAAAGAAAGACTTCGAGAAAGCCCTTGAACTTTACAACAAAGCCATTGAGTTAGACAGTAACAATATGGTCTATTACACAAATGTCGCAGCAGTGCTTTTTGAACAGAAAGACTATGACAAATGCATTGATACCTGCATAAAAGCTGTTGACATAGGTCGCGAAaataaagctgattttaaacTCATTGCCAAAGCTTATGCACGAATTGGCAACGCTGCTCGGAAATTAGGAGATTTGAAAAAAGCCAAGATGTACTATGAGAAATCCCTTTCTGAGCATAGAACACCAGATGTGAAGACTCTTCTTTCAGAAACAGAAGCCCTTTGGAAAGAGGAAGAAAGGAAAGCTTATGTCAACCCCGAATTGGCTGaacaagaaaaggaaaaaggCAATGAGCTTTTTAAAAAGGGTCAGTTCTCTGAAGccttaaaatattatactgagGCTATTAAAAGGAATCCAGATGATGCGAAGCTATACAGCAACAGAGCTGCTTGTTATACAAAATTAGCAGCTTTTGATTTGGGTCTTAAAGATTGCGAGAAATGTCTGGAAATTGATCCTAAATTCACGAAAGCTTGGATTAGAAAAGGAAAGATCTTACAG ggTATGCAACAATACACAAAAGCGTCTGCAGCATATCAAAGTGCCATCGAGCTAGATGCAAATGCCAGTGAGGCTGTTGAAGGTTATCGTCAGTGTGTCATGGCAGCCAGTAGCAATCCCGAAGAGGTGAGGAAAAATGCCATGACCGATCCGGAGATTCAGCAGATTCTCCGTGACCCAGCCATGAGGATGATACTTGAGCAGATGCAAAGTGACCCGAAAGCGTTGATGGATCACTTGAAAAATCCTGAAGTGGCAGCAAAGATTAATAAGCTTTTAGAAAGTGGATTGATTTCAATTCAGTGA
- the LOC136028319 gene encoding stress-induced-phosphoprotein 1-like isoform X1, with the protein MDNKACFIGTFESYQTHSRSEVQDSHVNKRMDVDLSNQEQAIKFKEQGNDAYKKKDFEKALELYNKAIELDSNNMVYYTNVAAVLFEQKDYDKCIDTCIKAVDIGRENKADFKLIAKAYARIGNAARKLGDLKKAKMYYEKSLSEHRTPDVKTLLSETEALWKEEERKAYVNPELAEQEKEKGNELFKKGQFSEALKYYTEAIKRNPDDAKLYSNRAACYTKLAAFDLGLKDCEKCLEIDPKFTKAWIRKGKILQGMQQYTKASAAYQSAIELDANASEAVEGYRQCVMAASSNPEEVRKNAMTDPEIQQILRDPAMRMILEQMQSDPKALMDHLKNPEVAAKINKLLESGLISIQ; encoded by the exons ATGGACAACAAAGCATGTTTTATTGGTACTTTTGAATCATAccaaacacactcaagaagtgaagttcaAGACAGTCATGTCAATAAAAGA atggaTGTTGATCTCAGCAATCAAGAGCAAGCTATCAAGTTTAAAGAACAGGGCAACGATGCCTACAAAAAGAAAGACTTCGAGAAAGCCCTTGAACTTTACAACAAAGCCATTGAGTTAGACAGTAACAATATGGTCTATTACACAAATGTCGCAGCAGTGCTTTTTGAACAGAAAGACTATGACAAATGCATTGATACCTGCATAAAAGCTGTTGACATAGGTCGCGAAaataaagctgattttaaacTCATTGCCAAAGCTTATGCACGAATTGGCAACGCTGCTCGGAAATTAGGAGATTTGAAAAAAGCCAAGATGTACTATGAGAAATCCCTTTCTGAGCATAGAACACCAGATGTGAAGACTCTTCTTTCAGAAACAGAAGCCCTTTGGAAAGAGGAAGAAAGGAAAGCTTATGTCAACCCCGAATTGGCTGaacaagaaaaggaaaaaggCAATGAGCTTTTTAAAAAGGGTCAGTTCTCTGAAGccttaaaatattatactgagGCTATTAAAAGGAATCCAGATGATGCGAAGCTATACAGCAACAGAGCTGCTTGTTATACAAAATTAGCAGCTTTTGATTTGGGTCTTAAAGATTGCGAGAAATGTCTGGAAATTGATCCTAAATTCACGAAAGCTTGGATTAGAAAAGGAAAGATCTTACAG ggTATGCAACAATACACAAAAGCGTCTGCAGCATATCAAAGTGCCATCGAGCTAGATGCAAATGCCAGTGAGGCTGTTGAAGGTTATCGTCAGTGTGTCATGGCAGCCAGTAGCAATCCCGAAGAGGTGAGGAAAAATGCCATGACCGATCCGGAGATTCAGCAGATTCTCCGTGACCCAGCCATGAGGATGATACTTGAGCAGATGCAAAGTGACCCGAAAGCGTTGATGGATCACTTGAAAAATCCTGAAGTGGCAGCAAAGATTAATAAGCTTTTAGAAAGTGGATTGATTTCAATTCAGTGA